In Tissierellales bacterium, a single genomic region encodes these proteins:
- the nifU gene encoding Fe-S cluster assembly scaffold protein NifU: MYTDIVMDHFKNPRNVGELKDANGIGQAGGASCGDLMRLYIRVDDNVVQDARFLIYGCGSAVAAGSMSTELIKGKTVEEALNITNKTVADALGGLPANKMHCSVLAEEVIRKAIEDYRAKTNN; the protein is encoded by the coding sequence AAATCCTAGAAACGTTGGAGAACTCAAGGATGCAAACGGTATAGGTCAAGCTGGTGGAGCTAGCTGTGGTGATTTGATGAGACTTTACATTAGAGTGGACGACAATGTGGTTCAGGATGCTAGATTTTTGATCTATGGTTGTGGTTCAGCTGTAGCTGCTGGAAGCATGTCTACAGAGCTTATAAAAGGAAAAACAGTCGAAGAAGCACTAAATATAACAAATAAAACAGTTGCAGATGCACTAGGTGGACTACCAGCTAACAAAATGCACTGTTCCGTATTAGCCGAAGAAGTTATTAGAAAAGCCATAGAAGATTATAGAGCCAAAACAAACAACTAA